A single region of the Brachypodium distachyon strain Bd21 chromosome 3, Brachypodium_distachyon_v3.0, whole genome shotgun sequence genome encodes:
- the LOC100821111 gene encoding UPF0481 protein At3g47200: MMEGNGMPPASPTCTRSNSSMWVLEMEKKLGDMNGDPAVEMVRWKRHSIYRVPERIKNLHNSKAYRPELVSLGPFHHGHPELLPMEEHKRRAVVHLVKRSGKPLRDFVVAVAEAAPQLQEAYKDLGGEWRGAGETRERFVELMVTDGCFLLEAMRMDSLRGKVEEDYAPNDPVFSKYGYLYLWNYIQSDMVVVENQLPLLLLQRLLIVLDPDRYQNASWVTGLVLNSLCPWRRHLVAINYLGLHPLDILHKSLTHGDHPERTGSTAYVMPPAVEIHEAGIRFKVSDTDSLLGINFERGVLSMPAIRVDDTTEKKFLNLMAFERLHPGAGNDVTAYVIFMDNIISSARDVALLRSKNIIECGLGSDEEVAKLLSNTLNKGGVMSPSSRLHDVQRQVKARCRMRRNRWRANFIQRYLRNPWVFISLVAAIVLLVATLLQTTYTIWPFYKRAA; encoded by the exons ATGATGGAGGGGAATGGGatgccgccggcgtcgccgaCATGCACCCGGAGCAACAGCAGCATGTGGGTGctggagatggagaagaagctggGCGACATGAACGGCGACCCGGCGGTAGAAATGGTGCGGTGGAAGCGGCACTCTATCTACCGCGTCCCGGAGCGGATCAAGAACCTCCACAACAGCAAGGCCTACAGGCCAGAGCTCGTCTCCCTGGGCCCCTTCCACCACGGCCACCCGGAGCTTCTCCCCATGGAGGAGCACAAGCGCCGGGCCGTGGTGCACCTCGTGAAGCGCTCGGGGAAGCCGCTGCGGGACTTcgtggtggccgtggccgAGGCCGCCCCGCAGCTGCAGGAGGCCTACAAGGACCTCGGCGGCGAGTGGCGCGGCGCCGGGGAGACCAGGGAGCGCTTCGTGGAGCTCATGGTGACCGATGGGTGTTTTTTGCTTGAGGCCATGAGGATGGACTCGCTGCGTGGGAAGGTTGAGGAGGACTACGCGCCTAATGATCCTGTGTTTAGTAAGTATGGTTATCTCTACCTGTGGAACTACATCCAGTCCGACATGGTTGTTGTGGAGAACCAgctgccgctccttctcctccagAGGCTCCTCATCGTCCTAGATCCTGACAGATATCAG AACGCTTCATGGGTCACTGGGCTGGTCCTTAATTCTCTATGCCCATGGCGGCGACACTTGGTTGCCATCAACTACCTTGGGCTCCACCCTCTGGACATCCTGCACAAAAGCCTCACCCACGGCGACCACCCGGAGCGCACGGGGTCGACGGCGTACGTGATGCCCCCGGCGGTGGAGATCCACGAGGCCGGGATAAGATTCAAGGTGAGCGACACGGACAGCCTCCTCGGCATCAACTTCGAGCGCGGCGTGCTGAGCATGCCGGCGATCCGAGTCGACGACACGACGGAGAAGAAGTTCCTCAACCTCATGGCGTTCGAGCGGCTCCACCCGGGCGCCGGCAACGACGTGACGGCGTACGTGATCTTCATGGACAACATCATCAGCTCCGCCAGGGACGTGGCGCTGCTCAGGTCCAAGAACATAATCGAGTGTGGCCTGGGCAGCGACGAGGAGGTGGCCAAGTTGCTCAGCAACACGCTGAACAAAGGAGGCGTGATGAGCCCGTCCAGCAGGCTCCACGACGTGCAGCGGCAGGTCAAAGCCCGGTGCAGGATGAGGCGGAATCGGTGGCGGGCAAATTTTATACAGAGGTACCTGAGGAACCCCTGGGTGTTCATCTCCCTTGTCGCCGCCATTGTCCTGCTCGTTGCCACCCTCTTGCAGACCACTTATACTATCTGGCCTTTTTATAAGAGGGCAGCGTAG